One segment of Metallosphaera cuprina Ar-4 DNA contains the following:
- a CDS encoding 6-hydroxymethylpterin diphosphokinase MptE-like protein, with protein sequence MSFYNWVRREFGYSIRGDYVSALLLNMKLKVDLEKDLMDMLDGANVAVVGAGPSIVKVKELNEDVIIAADGATNYLVENFIVPDVVVTDLDGITSYPRSLYVVHAHGDNIQHHWKTDLMGRFIVTAQVSPFGGVKLYGGFTDGDRAYLIAKIFNARKIKLYGMDFDSDYIGRYSKPHYKADVPMTYVKRKKLNLAKEIIHTLNRKDL encoded by the coding sequence CTGAGCTTCTATAACTGGGTTAGAAGGGAGTTTGGATACTCTATAAGAGGGGATTACGTTTCCGCATTGTTGTTGAACATGAAATTGAAAGTCGATTTGGAAAAAGATCTAATGGATATGTTGGATGGAGCTAACGTGGCCGTAGTGGGAGCGGGACCCTCTATCGTAAAGGTTAAGGAATTGAACGAGGACGTAATAATTGCTGCAGACGGTGCTACCAACTACCTCGTGGAAAACTTTATTGTACCAGACGTTGTGGTTACAGATCTAGATGGAATCACCAGCTATCCGCGTTCGCTTTACGTAGTCCACGCTCATGGAGATAACATTCAGCATCATTGGAAAACTGACCTAATGGGAAGATTTATCGTTACGGCGCAAGTGAGCCCCTTCGGCGGAGTGAAGTTGTATGGAGGTTTCACTGATGGGGATCGAGCTTACCTGATCGCAAAAATTTTCAACGCCAGAAAGATAAAGTTATACGGCATGGATTTCGACTCAGATTATATAGGTAGATATTCTAAGCCGCACTATAAGGCAGACGTTCCTATGACTTATGTGAAGAGAAAAAAACTCAACTTAGCCAAAGAGATTATACATACCCTAAATAGGAAAGATTTATAA
- a CDS encoding dihydropteroate synthase-like protein: MRVLLLTGKLARPILEEAIKGYEDQITIISLDYPVASLMSMRYILEKLKARKDEISSYDYLILPGLVYGDAKILEKELGVRTYKGTENAWDVGKAIEALRKGIELSTIYPADVILKSNFKEEIEATLRKAEEKAIYSFDIGLKVPLRPPPFRIFLELNPSSPLDKWIEEVERTRNFVDAYVVGFPVGFNDIDEVRRRVKAIKDIAPVIGIDSDSPYLLKEGIKGGASIVFNLNETNVYDLEDFRKDAAFVVAPFTTENRAQETLEIVKKAKVRGYEKLIADPVLGPPLMGFTDSIMEYSKLSRTLRDVPMLMGSLNVTELLDADSHGINSLLSVIGMELGISIFLTMEKGKTKWSSWELRRATKMMTVAHEQGKVPKGLGIDLLIVKEKKRVEVPPISGQRIKAEKIEPKMDSGYFRIFLENRKIVASFSGRTNVLVEGEDGLSVGRTILREIGQISPDHALYLGYELAKAEIASSLDKSYIQDEPLVRRIGCEDSSSKDYDS, encoded by the coding sequence ATGAGAGTCCTTTTGCTAACAGGTAAGCTGGCTCGGCCAATTCTAGAGGAAGCCATTAAAGGATATGAAGATCAAATTACGATAATATCGTTGGATTATCCTGTAGCCTCCCTAATGAGCATGAGGTATATCCTTGAAAAACTCAAAGCTAGGAAGGATGAGATTTCATCCTACGATTACCTTATCCTTCCAGGTTTAGTGTACGGAGACGCTAAGATCCTGGAGAAAGAACTAGGCGTAAGGACTTATAAGGGAACGGAGAACGCCTGGGATGTAGGGAAAGCTATCGAAGCCTTAAGGAAAGGAATAGAGCTCTCAACTATTTATCCAGCCGATGTGATCCTGAAATCAAACTTCAAAGAAGAAATAGAAGCTACTTTAAGGAAAGCAGAGGAGAAAGCGATATACTCCTTCGACATAGGTCTGAAAGTCCCACTGAGACCTCCACCTTTCAGGATATTTTTAGAGTTAAATCCATCATCTCCTCTAGACAAATGGATTGAAGAGGTGGAGAGAACTAGAAATTTCGTTGACGCTTATGTTGTGGGATTCCCAGTGGGATTTAACGATATTGATGAAGTGAGAAGAAGAGTAAAGGCGATAAAAGATATCGCTCCCGTTATTGGTATAGACAGCGATTCCCCGTATTTATTGAAGGAGGGAATTAAGGGAGGCGCTTCTATAGTATTTAACTTAAATGAGACAAACGTTTATGATCTGGAGGACTTTAGGAAGGATGCGGCGTTCGTTGTTGCCCCTTTTACTACTGAAAACAGAGCCCAAGAGACTTTAGAAATTGTTAAGAAGGCAAAGGTTAGAGGCTATGAGAAATTAATAGCTGATCCAGTGTTGGGTCCTCCTCTGATGGGGTTCACTGATAGTATTATGGAATACTCAAAGCTAAGCCGAACTTTGCGAGACGTACCAATGTTAATGGGATCTCTCAACGTTACAGAACTGTTAGATGCGGATAGTCATGGGATAAACTCTTTACTATCTGTAATTGGAATGGAACTCGGTATTTCGATCTTCCTTACTATGGAGAAAGGTAAAACTAAATGGAGCTCTTGGGAACTGAGGAGAGCTACAAAGATGATGACTGTGGCTCACGAACAGGGAAAAGTCCCTAAAGGTTTGGGTATAGATCTTCTTATCGTTAAGGAGAAAAAAAGGGTCGAGGTTCCTCCCATATCTGGACAAAGGATTAAGGCTGAAAAAATAGAGCCTAAGATGGATTCAGGATACTTTCGTATTTTCCTCGAGAACAGGAAGATAGTCGCATCCTTCTCAGGAAGAACCAACGTTCTAGTTGAGGGAGAGGATGGACTGTCTGTAGGAAGGACCATCTTAAGAGAAATTGGACAGATTTCCCCTGATCACGCATTATATCTAGGTTATGAGTTAGCCAAAGCCGAAATAGCTAGTAGTTTAGATAAGAGTTATATTCAAGATGAACCCTTAGTGAGGAGGATTGGATGTGAGGATAGCAGTTCCAAGGATTACGATTCTTAA
- a CDS encoding ribbon-helix-helix protein, CopG family, protein MRVITFKAEEDLLELLDRYAIRYGLNRSEAIRKAIEKMVKDEMSKETVPVARVERIKL, encoded by the coding sequence ATGAGAGTAATCACATTTAAAGCGGAGGAAGATCTATTGGAACTGTTAGATAGATACGCAATAAGGTACGGTTTGAATAGAAGCGAAGCTATCAGGAAAGCTATTGAGAAGATGGTTAAAGATGAGATGAGCAAGGAAACGGTACCAGTAGCAAGAGTTGAGAGAATAAAATTGTAA
- a CDS encoding 6-pyruvoyl trahydropterin synthase family protein, with amino-acid sequence MKIKVGIEGFTIDSAHYTLSSPKDDQLHGHTYTVSVEVEGDINEDNGFVVDFNKLRNLVNQTISLWDHKFIVPKKDFEKINIASPFRVDVKLIEAPYPTVEYIGIEIAKHIYNSLGNNFKISVKIYEGRDSYAVVEYP; translated from the coding sequence ATGAAGATAAAAGTAGGTATAGAAGGTTTTACTATAGATTCGGCCCACTATACGCTGTCTTCCCCTAAAGATGACCAGCTTCACGGCCACACCTACACTGTAAGCGTGGAAGTTGAGGGAGACATTAACGAAGACAACGGATTCGTAGTAGACTTCAACAAGTTAAGGAACTTAGTAAATCAAACCATATCTCTATGGGATCACAAGTTTATAGTCCCAAAAAAAGACTTTGAAAAGATAAATATCGCCTCTCCTTTTAGGGTTGACGTCAAACTCATTGAGGCTCCTTATCCCACCGTTGAATACATAGGAATAGAGATCGCCAAGCATATATATAATTCATTAGGAAATAATTTTAAGATATCAGTAAAAATTTACGAAGGGAGAGATTCCTATGCCGTAGTAGAGTATCCGTGA
- a CDS encoding Lrp/AsnC ligand binding domain-containing protein: MGNLKAYVLLITSIGKELDVVNDLKKIEGVKDGTPVYGEYDVVIEIEGKSLDDVNRTISQIRRNPNIIRTVTLISM, encoded by the coding sequence ATGGGAAACCTAAAAGCATATGTTTTATTAATAACCTCAATTGGAAAAGAACTAGATGTTGTAAATGATTTGAAAAAAATTGAAGGTGTAAAAGACGGTACGCCTGTGTATGGTGAGTACGACGTTGTAATAGAAATTGAAGGTAAATCCCTAGACGATGTTAACAGGACTATTTCTCAGATCAGAAGAAATCCGAATATAATTAGAACCGTGACTCTAATATCAATGTAA
- a CDS encoding PaREP1 family protein — protein MKLPEAIIEIGRDSRNEANDALEGKLSTDEIVKIRLDTANFYLERASEIVKTSHVLASEMLFKAIVEGIKALGDYFGLKKELRELPVFLTDILGEWVENAWEIGKRLHYDGYIFEFLQVDDVEAYVKFVKEFVKNCEIAVLY, from the coding sequence GTGAAATTACCTGAAGCTATAATTGAAATAGGGAGGGATTCAAGGAATGAAGCTAATGACGCGCTGGAGGGTAAGTTAAGCACCGACGAAATAGTAAAAATAAGATTGGATACAGCAAATTTCTATCTGGAGAGAGCCAGCGAAATCGTTAAGACGTCTCACGTTCTAGCTAGCGAAATGCTCTTTAAAGCTATAGTTGAAGGTATTAAGGCTTTAGGGGACTACTTTGGTTTAAAGAAGGAACTAAGGGAACTTCCTGTATTTCTTACCGACATATTGGGCGAATGGGTGGAGAACGCGTGGGAAATAGGAAAGAGGTTGCATTACGATGGGTACATCTTTGAATTCCTCCAGGTTGACGATGTGGAAGCGTACGTGAAATTCGTGAAGGAATTTGTTAAAAATTGCGAAATAGCTGTCCTATACTGA
- a CDS encoding VIT1/CCC1 transporter family protein yields MVEEHKEIQHKTQEADVFRTKVFGIQDGLIGVGSIALGAAGFSHDSLIVLITGLIATIAQAFSMGVGEFISTRVRMQVFNNEIRKESYEIEHYPEKEKDELIAFYREKGFSHEESKRIAEILMGNKNVILNEMLIHELKIFPEEFERPIRLGLIMALYLIIGGLIPLIPFTFDVVFRIGFDVSLISSVLLILLTLSIFGYLSTNYTGLPKYRGALEQIGTGLLALIGSYLAGYALSLVFAVPTGLF; encoded by the coding sequence ATGGTTGAAGAACATAAGGAAATCCAACATAAGACCCAGGAAGCGGACGTCTTCAGAACTAAGGTTTTCGGAATACAGGATGGCTTAATAGGAGTAGGTAGCATTGCCTTAGGGGCAGCAGGCTTCTCCCATGACTCTTTAATAGTGTTGATAACTGGACTTATTGCAACGATAGCTCAGGCTTTTTCTATGGGAGTAGGCGAATTCATCTCGACCAGAGTCAGGATGCAAGTTTTCAATAACGAGATAAGAAAGGAGAGCTATGAAATTGAGCATTATCCTGAGAAGGAAAAGGACGAATTAATAGCCTTTTACAGGGAGAAAGGTTTCAGTCACGAAGAGTCTAAGAGGATAGCGGAAATACTGATGGGAAATAAGAACGTTATATTAAACGAAATGTTAATTCATGAGCTAAAAATATTCCCTGAAGAATTTGAAAGACCTATCAGGCTAGGTTTAATTATGGCTCTCTACTTGATAATAGGAGGTCTTATTCCCTTGATTCCTTTCACTTTTGACGTTGTATTTAGGATAGGCTTCGATGTGTCACTAATATCTTCCGTTCTTCTCATACTCTTAACTCTCTCCATTTTTGGATATCTCTCCACTAACTACACTGGCTTACCCAAATATAGGGGAGCGTTAGAACAAATAGGGACCGGTTTGCTAGCTTTGATAGGAAGCTACCTAGCTGGTTACGCGTTATCTCTAGTTTTTGCTGTCCCTACTGGTCTGTTCTAA
- a CDS encoding AAA-associated domain-containing protein, translating to MSVISSDARIADLLGLLSVLQNVFGGKADLYQVEKEMEVDVDDLMPIVYAANHMGFATVGEGDIIITDKGSEFLKSNIKRRKEILKDSLVKTEPFKTALELKEFSLESLMEALERKGIQEYNKPEGKYQLQLILLEWGVYSGLISRVDEEKYKVNYDKS from the coding sequence ATGAGCGTCATTAGTTCTGATGCAAGGATAGCTGACTTACTGGGCTTATTATCGGTTCTCCAAAACGTCTTCGGAGGTAAGGCGGACCTATATCAAGTGGAGAAGGAGATGGAAGTCGACGTTGACGACTTGATGCCCATAGTTTACGCTGCTAACCATATGGGCTTCGCTACTGTAGGTGAGGGCGATATAATTATAACGGATAAGGGTTCAGAGTTTCTTAAATCTAACATTAAGAGAAGAAAGGAAATACTCAAGGATAGCTTAGTAAAGACTGAACCGTTTAAGACGGCGCTTGAGCTTAAGGAGTTTAGTTTAGAGAGCCTTATGGAGGCCTTAGAGAGGAAGGGTATCCAGGAATACAACAAACCTGAAGGAAAATATCAGCTTCAATTGATACTTTTGGAATGGGGTGTTTACTCGGGATTGATCTCAAGAGTTGATGAAGAAAAGTATAAAGTCAACTACGACAAATCGTAA
- a CDS encoding isopropylmalate synthase encodes MFSTRKVRIFDTTLRDGEQAPGIDLTIEQKVKIARQLQRLGVDAIEAGFPASSEGEFIATKKILEEVGDSVEVTGLARANNGDIDRGIEAGLASVHVFIASSDVHLKYKLKMTRDQVLDRIYESIRYAKSHGLIVEYSPEDATRTNEEFLLQVVKTAVEAGADRINIPDTVGVMHPFRFQQLISKITSVSSGRIISVHCHNDFGLATANSIAGVLGGARQVHVTVNGIGERAGNASLEEVVMALKKLLDFDVGVKPWLLYDTSRLVSELTGVPVPFFKAVVGDNAFGHEAGIHVHGVIENPLTYEPMSPEEVGNFRRLALGKHSGIHGLRKILEEQGIYLDDEKLKIVLSEVKRIADTGRKVSAEDARRIASRFLSS; translated from the coding sequence GTGTTCTCCACTAGGAAAGTTAGGATATTTGATACAACTTTACGGGATGGGGAGCAAGCCCCTGGTATAGATCTCACTATAGAACAGAAGGTGAAGATAGCGAGACAACTTCAGAGATTAGGAGTTGATGCGATTGAGGCAGGTTTCCCTGCATCTTCAGAAGGAGAGTTCATTGCAACAAAGAAAATCTTAGAGGAGGTTGGGGATAGCGTAGAAGTAACGGGGTTAGCTAGGGCAAACAATGGAGATATAGACAGGGGAATAGAGGCGGGACTAGCTAGTGTACACGTGTTCATAGCCTCTTCAGACGTTCACTTAAAATATAAGCTAAAGATGACAAGAGATCAAGTTTTAGATAGGATTTACGAATCTATTAGGTATGCAAAATCTCACGGGCTTATAGTAGAGTACAGTCCAGAGGACGCAACTAGAACAAACGAAGAGTTCTTACTCCAAGTAGTAAAAACGGCAGTTGAGGCCGGGGCGGACAGAATAAATATACCCGATACGGTAGGAGTTATGCATCCCTTCAGGTTCCAACAGCTAATTAGTAAAATCACCTCGGTCTCCTCTGGTAGAATCATTAGTGTACATTGCCACAACGACTTTGGATTGGCTACGGCCAACTCCATCGCCGGCGTTCTTGGCGGAGCAAGACAAGTGCATGTAACAGTGAACGGGATAGGAGAGAGGGCCGGAAACGCCTCATTGGAGGAGGTTGTGATGGCACTCAAGAAGCTCCTGGATTTTGATGTAGGAGTTAAACCTTGGCTGCTCTATGACACTAGCAGGCTTGTGTCAGAACTAACTGGTGTTCCTGTGCCCTTCTTTAAGGCAGTAGTTGGTGATAACGCTTTTGGACATGAGGCCGGTATACACGTTCACGGTGTTATAGAGAATCCGTTAACCTATGAACCGATGTCACCTGAAGAGGTCGGAAACTTCAGACGATTAGCTCTAGGTAAGCACAGCGGAATCCACGGGTTGAGGAAGATCTTAGAGGAACAGGGAATATATCTGGATGACGAGAAACTTAAGATAGTGTTAAGCGAGGTAAAAAGGATAGCAGATACAGGTCGGAAAGTCAGTGCGGAAGACGCTAGGAGGATAGCCTCTAGATTTTTGAGTTCTTAA
- a CDS encoding MBL fold metallo-hydrolase, whose translation MIKLFGHSMVSIDDIIVIDPHDGGSIGLSKPSLTKANIVLITHDHFDHNAYQIIESEDVKIGYLGEFRISKYKVRSFRANHDQQGGKARGKTSIYEVNKEGVSFVHMGDIGEIPSKILKEISPDVLALPIGGTITIDWSQAIEVIKELSPSIVIPLHYWIKGHLMPLDPPNEFLKNINYKQFITREVDETRMEKGIYLFQI comes from the coding sequence ATGATAAAACTATTCGGTCATTCCATGGTTTCAATAGACGATATAATAGTTATAGACCCTCATGACGGTGGAAGTATAGGGCTCTCTAAGCCGAGCTTGACTAAGGCCAACATCGTGCTTATAACTCACGATCACTTTGACCATAACGCGTATCAAATCATTGAAAGTGAGGATGTGAAGATAGGATACTTAGGTGAATTTCGCATTTCTAAGTACAAGGTTAGGTCCTTTAGGGCCAATCACGACCAACAAGGGGGTAAAGCGAGGGGGAAAACTAGCATATACGAAGTTAACAAAGAAGGCGTGTCTTTCGTTCACATGGGAGATATAGGGGAGATACCTAGCAAAATCTTAAAAGAGATTTCACCTGACGTTCTAGCCCTCCCAATAGGAGGTACAATAACAATAGACTGGTCTCAAGCTATTGAGGTAATCAAGGAATTATCCCCTTCAATAGTAATTCCCCTTCACTACTGGATTAAAGGACATTTAATGCCTTTAGATCCTCCAAACGAATTCCTTAAGAACATCAACTACAAGCAATTCATTACCAGAGAAGTAGATGAAACAAGAATGGAAAAAGGAATATACTTATTTCAAATTTAG
- a CDS encoding helix-turn-helix transcriptional regulator, with amino-acid sequence MHKKLIIFLILYFALSLNGSGQVSAVMYYNGTVVVHFDSYKWIYVPENWTLEGSQNVTKVGNYIYPTSLPARASFKVESRGVLSIDEPNISYVTVILPLNSRISYMNPTPSSLTENNNELNIDFNSSNVTIAFYLVSGSSLFNNPYFYSTIASSSVTAYFGYLLWSSRSGTQLVEPNELDERDLRIIEAIKNGADSLNKISEVSLLPRTTVYRRVKRLIGLGIIEEVRERGKVKYLLKGGSK; translated from the coding sequence ATGCATAAGAAGTTGATTATCTTTTTGATTTTGTATTTCGCACTCTCGCTAAACGGTTCAGGCCAGGTAAGCGCTGTGATGTACTACAACGGCACGGTCGTAGTCCACTTCGATTCATATAAGTGGATTTACGTTCCGGAGAACTGGACGTTAGAAGGTTCTCAAAACGTAACCAAGGTTGGAAATTACATTTATCCTACATCACTACCTGCGAGAGCCTCATTTAAAGTTGAGTCTAGAGGAGTGCTCTCAATAGACGAACCTAACATATCGTACGTAACAGTAATTCTCCCGTTAAACTCAAGGATATCATACATGAATCCTACACCTAGCTCACTCACTGAAAACAATAATGAGCTAAATATCGATTTTAACTCAAGTAACGTTACGATAGCCTTTTACTTAGTAAGCGGAAGTTCGTTGTTTAACAATCCGTATTTCTATTCAACTATTGCGAGCAGTTCCGTCACTGCATATTTTGGTTACTTGTTGTGGAGCTCCAGAAGCGGCACTCAATTAGTTGAACCCAATGAGCTAGATGAAAGGGACTTAAGGATAATAGAAGCGATAAAGAATGGGGCGGACAGCCTGAATAAGATTTCAGAAGTTTCACTTTTACCTAGGACAACCGTATACAGACGAGTGAAAAGATTGATCGGATTGGGCATTATCGAGGAGGTGAGGGAAAGAGGGAAAGTCAAGTATCTCCTCAAGGGTGGCTCAAAATGA
- a CDS encoding COG1361 S-layer family protein, with protein sequence MKLRSIYLALILGLMLIGPFFTGLQIDQGFGIPSPPPQLHFIMYARPLEEPLAPGMTNVPINFTIINVNSLTFYNVNISAFSIFPFQLISYYNNTENTTLLRWNPGQAVSVVYYYNIQSSAQQGVYNISLKVAGFISYFQKFHETLNASVAILGYARASVQAVWGSPSSPQLVAPGDNNVPITLIVNNQGNVQLSNASIILTSTYPIKFMQNYLNIGYLPPGQPIEVTTYASVYPNATTGVYQVPAEIQYFSSSKLTTSISIPITGYLNFSANSIWGSTSDPIIAGAGEPRLPLTIIVNNLGDVNALNVSITFPQNEYPLHFLQQSGYLGIIPSGLYSETTLVASVYSNASPGVYYIKGSINYFNENAPIYVPVTILGYARASVQAVWGSPSSPQLVAPGDNNVPITLIVNNQGNVQLSNASIILTSTYPIKFMQNYLNIGYLPPGQPIEVTTYASVYPNATTGVYQVPAEIQYFSSRESISTFITIPVVGYESFFISSVWGSTSTPLTAAPGQENLPLTFIVRNLGDVNALNVSLYFNQYEFPVQFSQNSLMLGIIPSGEINEGSVTVNVYQNATPGTYYIPIVIHYSDVNLTQYVPITIYPPKITISVFTDPPQVFPGFYDVRVGVLLTNYGTATAQNSYITIQSPFPVVSQSNVTVGAIPPGTPLNITYLINVPDSVNPGQYDLKFNVFYDGGTYTKSYTLTVYPKANLTIVNVIYSSLQPGDTKVPITLEIKNIGNVTAKNVKAILGTSDVIYPHVSSSNPLQALTASESSLGDIGPGQIINVTYVIDVSGGASVGSYPLTLTLLWNQTGSFVPFVQNDHFIVNVTPPLTTVLLQNPLFYIAIIIIIVIIAVAIILLRRKK encoded by the coding sequence ATGAAACTAAGGTCAATATATCTTGCATTGATATTAGGCTTGATGTTGATTGGTCCGTTTTTTACTGGTTTACAGATTGACCAGGGATTTGGAATACCTTCTCCGCCCCCGCAACTTCACTTTATTATGTATGCTAGACCTCTAGAGGAACCTTTAGCCCCAGGTATGACTAACGTTCCAATAAATTTCACTATTATTAACGTCAATAGCTTAACTTTTTATAACGTAAACATATCGGCTTTCTCGATCTTTCCTTTCCAATTAATCAGTTATTATAACAATACAGAAAACACTACCTTATTAAGATGGAACCCAGGCCAGGCGGTAAGCGTCGTCTATTATTACAACATTCAGAGCTCCGCCCAGCAAGGAGTTTACAACATAAGCCTCAAGGTGGCTGGGTTTATATCATATTTTCAAAAATTCCATGAAACTCTTAACGCTTCTGTGGCTATCCTAGGTTACGCTAGAGCTTCTGTACAGGCTGTATGGGGATCTCCTTCTTCTCCGCAATTAGTCGCTCCTGGCGATAATAACGTCCCTATAACGCTCATAGTTAACAATCAGGGAAACGTACAGCTCTCGAACGCTTCAATAATATTGACCTCAACGTATCCGATAAAGTTCATGCAGAACTACCTAAACATAGGATATTTGCCACCTGGCCAACCGATTGAGGTGACGACCTACGCTTCAGTCTACCCTAATGCTACCACAGGAGTATATCAAGTTCCAGCTGAAATCCAGTACTTCTCATCATCTAAATTGACCACATCAATCTCTATACCTATCACAGGTTATCTCAATTTCTCTGCAAATTCAATATGGGGTAGTACAAGTGATCCCATAATAGCAGGAGCTGGAGAGCCAAGACTACCTCTTACTATAATAGTAAACAATCTGGGAGACGTTAATGCACTCAACGTAAGTATTACTTTCCCTCAAAATGAGTATCCTCTTCACTTCTTACAACAGAGCGGATATCTAGGAATAATTCCTTCAGGTCTTTATTCGGAAACCACTCTAGTCGCTTCGGTTTACTCTAACGCATCCCCTGGAGTTTATTACATAAAGGGATCTATAAACTACTTCAATGAGAACGCACCTATTTACGTACCTGTAACTATCCTAGGTTACGCTAGAGCTTCTGTACAGGCTGTATGGGGATCTCCTTCTTCTCCGCAATTAGTCGCTCCTGGCGATAATAACGTCCCTATAACGCTCATAGTTAACAATCAGGGAAACGTACAGCTCTCGAACGCTTCAATAATATTGACCTCAACGTATCCGATAAAGTTCATGCAGAACTACCTAAACATAGGATATTTGCCACCTGGCCAACCGATTGAGGTGACGACCTACGCTTCAGTCTACCCTAATGCTACCACAGGAGTATATCAAGTTCCAGCTGAAATCCAGTACTTCTCATCTAGAGAGAGCATTAGCACGTTTATCACTATACCTGTTGTTGGTTACGAAAGTTTCTTCATATCAAGTGTATGGGGATCCACTTCAACCCCATTAACTGCAGCTCCAGGGCAAGAGAACTTGCCCTTAACTTTCATAGTTAGAAACCTGGGGGACGTTAATGCACTCAACGTGTCTCTTTATTTCAATCAGTACGAGTTCCCTGTTCAGTTTTCTCAAAACTCACTTATGCTTGGAATTATTCCGTCTGGAGAGATAAATGAGGGCTCTGTCACAGTTAACGTCTACCAAAATGCCACGCCTGGAACTTATTACATCCCTATAGTAATACACTATAGCGATGTTAATTTAACACAATACGTTCCGATCACAATATATCCTCCAAAGATTACTATTTCAGTTTTCACTGATCCACCTCAGGTGTTCCCTGGATTTTATGATGTAAGAGTGGGAGTACTCCTAACAAATTATGGAACTGCAACTGCCCAAAACTCATATATTACAATTCAATCACCGTTCCCTGTAGTCTCTCAATCCAACGTCACTGTAGGTGCTATACCTCCTGGTACTCCCCTCAACATAACTTACCTAATTAACGTACCTGACTCTGTAAATCCAGGTCAATACGATCTCAAATTTAACGTATTCTACGATGGTGGAACGTATACAAAGTCCTATACATTAACTGTGTATCCAAAGGCTAACCTAACTATAGTCAACGTAATCTACTCATCATTACAACCGGGCGATACAAAGGTACCTATCACTCTCGAAATCAAGAATATAGGCAACGTAACAGCTAAGAACGTGAAAGCGATATTAGGAACGTCGGACGTAATTTACCCACACGTGAGCTCTTCTAACCCACTCCAAGCTCTAACTGCCTCTGAATCTAGTTTAGGAGATATAGGACCTGGACAGATCATAAATGTCACTTACGTAATTGACGTTAGTGGAGGAGCCTCAGTAGGAAGCTATCCGTTAACTTTAACACTATTATGGAATCAAACCGGGTCATTTGTGCCTTTTGTTCAAAACGATCACTTCATAGTCAACGTTACGCCACCTCTCACCACTGTTCTACTACAAAATCCATTATTCTACATTGCTATCATAATAATAATTGTAATAATTGCTGTTGCTATAATTTTACTCAGAAGGAAGAAGTAA